A DNA window from Candidatus Roseilinea sp. contains the following coding sequences:
- the truB gene encoding tRNA pseudouridine synthase B: protein MDGLLIVDKPRGMSSHDVVARARRLLREKRIGHAGTLDPLATGVLVLCVGQATRLSEYLLGEDKSYEGVIRLGQRTTTDDAAGEVVEARPVPPITPERLRQLEAQFTGAIAQIPPQFSAIQKGGQRAYALARQGRPVELEPRPVTVYALQLMPHDGAGTAEIGHLRIVVRCSAGTYIRALARDIGEALGCGGHLIALRRTQVGRFTLADAVTLERIEAAAGEGSAAALLLPMDRAVAEWPAAYLSDEDARRLQRGQAITPTRGGDTMRGSCARGARV, encoded by the coding sequence ATGGATGGTTTGCTGATCGTGGACAAGCCGCGCGGCATGTCGTCGCACGACGTGGTGGCGCGCGCGCGCCGGCTGCTGCGCGAGAAGCGCATCGGCCACGCAGGCACGCTGGATCCGTTGGCGACCGGCGTGCTGGTGTTGTGCGTCGGCCAGGCCACCCGCCTGAGCGAGTACCTGCTCGGCGAAGATAAGTCCTACGAAGGTGTGATCCGGCTGGGCCAGCGCACGACGACCGATGACGCCGCCGGCGAGGTCGTCGAAGCGCGTCCGGTGCCGCCGATAACCCCGGAGCGGCTCAGGCAGCTCGAAGCGCAATTCACCGGCGCCATCGCGCAGATCCCACCTCAGTTCTCCGCCATTCAAAAGGGCGGCCAACGCGCCTACGCCCTGGCCCGGCAGGGCCGACCGGTTGAGCTTGAGCCGCGGCCGGTCACGGTATATGCGCTGCAGCTCATGCCGCACGACGGAGCGGGGACGGCGGAAATCGGCCACCTGCGCATCGTGGTTCGCTGCTCCGCCGGCACCTACATTCGCGCCCTGGCGCGCGACATCGGCGAGGCGCTCGGTTGCGGAGGCCATCTCATCGCGCTGCGCCGCACACAGGTGGGCCGCTTCACACTGGCCGATGCTGTCACGCTCGAGCGCATCGAAGCGGCGGCCGGTGAAGGCTCAGCCGCCGCGCTGCTGCTGCCGATGGATCGCGCAGTGGCCGAGTGGCCCGCAGCGTACCTCAGCGACGAGGACGCCCGGCGCTTGCAGAGGGGACAAGCGATTACACCCACCCGCGGCGGCGATACCATGCGCGGCTCATGCGCCAGGGGTGCGCGTGTATGA
- a CDS encoding ABC transporter permease has translation MWQFMLRRLSYALLAVFVISLVSFAVIQLPPGDYVTDMINRVRATGGKVDPEFEQRMREVYGFNQPMIVQYAKWLTNILTRGEFGYSFIYKRDAGEMIMERLPTTAVMVFGAVLLTWVIALPLGVMAAVYKRTAIDYSAIFIGFVGLAVPSFMLAIVVLFVVYRTFGRATIGLFSPEYVAAPWSVNRLLDLLKNMWLPALITAVTGIGALTQTMRANLLDELNKPYVNTARAKGLPEWRLLWKYPVRHALNPFVSTIGWLLPALVAGDVVISIVLNLPTAGSMLYAALLQQDQYVAAGFILLLSSLTVIGTLISDLLLALLDPRIRLS, from the coding sequence ATGTGGCAATTCATGCTCCGTCGCTTGTCATACGCCTTGTTAGCGGTGTTCGTCATTTCGCTCGTGTCGTTCGCGGTGATCCAGTTGCCGCCGGGCGACTACGTGACCGACATGATTAACCGCGTGCGCGCGACCGGCGGCAAGGTGGACCCCGAGTTCGAGCAGCGCATGCGCGAGGTATACGGCTTCAACCAGCCGATGATCGTACAGTATGCCAAGTGGCTGACCAATATCCTCACGCGAGGGGAGTTCGGCTATTCGTTCATCTACAAGCGCGACGCCGGCGAGATGATCATGGAACGCCTGCCCACCACCGCGGTCATGGTGTTCGGCGCTGTGCTGCTGACGTGGGTCATCGCCTTGCCGCTCGGCGTGATGGCGGCGGTCTACAAGCGCACCGCGATTGATTACAGCGCCATTTTCATCGGCTTTGTCGGCCTGGCCGTGCCCAGCTTCATGCTGGCGATCGTGGTGCTCTTTGTGGTGTATCGCACTTTTGGGCGTGCAACGATTGGGCTGTTCTCGCCGGAGTATGTGGCAGCGCCGTGGAGCGTCAACCGGCTGCTGGACTTGCTGAAGAACATGTGGCTGCCGGCGCTGATCACCGCTGTGACTGGCATCGGCGCGCTGACGCAGACCATGCGCGCTAACCTCTTGGATGAGCTGAACAAGCCCTATGTGAACACGGCGCGCGCCAAAGGGCTGCCCGAATGGCGCTTGCTGTGGAAGTACCCCGTGCGCCATGCGCTCAACCCCTTCGTCAGCACCATCGGCTGGCTGCTGCCGGCGCTGGTGGCCGGCGATGTGGTGATCTCCATCGTGCTGAACTTGCCCACCGCCGGCTCGATGCTGTATGCAGCGCTGCTGCAACAAGACCAGTACGTCGCGGCCGGCTTCATCCTGCTGCTCAGCTCGCTTACGGTGATCGGCACACTGATCTCGGACCTGTTGTTGGCGTTGTTGGACCCGCGCATCCGTCTCTCTTAG
- the rbfA gene encoding ribosome-binding factor A — MSKKYAKRVNELIRMHLTDLLERELNDPRVNSAQVTISDVEITPDVRHARVFYSIIGDDAQKAEVARGLESAAGWLSRELGKRLRTRHTPQLTFEFDESFERGDRLSRLLDELKGGEEFTAS, encoded by the coding sequence ATGAGCAAGAAGTACGCCAAGCGCGTCAACGAACTGATTCGTATGCATTTGACCGATCTACTGGAGCGCGAGCTGAACGATCCGCGTGTGAACAGCGCCCAGGTGACAATTAGCGACGTGGAAATCACCCCCGATGTGCGGCACGCGCGGGTGTTTTACAGCATCATCGGCGATGATGCGCAGAAGGCCGAGGTCGCGCGTGGTTTAGAAAGCGCCGCCGGCTGGCTCAGCCGCGAGTTAGGCAAGCGCCTTCGCACACGCCACACCCCCCAGTTGACGTTTGAGTTCGACGAATCGTTCGAGCGTGGCGACCGCCTATCGCGGCTGCTAGACGAGCTGAAGGGCGGCGAGGAGTTCACTGCATCTTGA
- a CDS encoding ABC transporter ATP-binding protein, with amino-acid sequence MTTNNGQLSQAASPATSAAGVLLQVRDLKMHFPITKGAFGSVKGYVKAVDEVTFDVAAGETLGLVGESGCGKTTVGRCIVRAYKPTAGQMLYYGNTDGPAVDLAALNEDQLKPYRRDIRMIFQDPYSSLNPRMPVFQNVGEALLNLTNIRGSELEDRVKETLVRVGLRPEYIRRYPHAFSGGERQRIVIARALVTNPRLVICDEAVAALDVSIRAQVLNLLEQLRQEMGLTYLFISHDLSVVRYICDRVAVMYVGRVVEIAPVNALFRQPKHPYTEALMSAVPIQNPRHRNRVARIRLEGEVPDPSNPPSGCYFHPRCPYVQERCRRETPALRNIGDGRQVACHFAEELQLRGAVLADPRPQP; translated from the coding sequence ATGACGACCAACAACGGACAACTTTCCCAAGCCGCCTCGCCGGCCACCTCAGCCGCTGGGGTGCTGCTTCAGGTGCGCGACCTGAAGATGCACTTCCCCATCACCAAAGGCGCGTTTGGCAGCGTCAAAGGTTACGTGAAGGCGGTGGACGAGGTGACGTTCGATGTGGCGGCCGGCGAGACGCTTGGCTTGGTAGGCGAGAGCGGTTGCGGCAAGACCACCGTCGGGCGATGCATCGTGCGCGCCTACAAGCCCACCGCCGGCCAGATGCTGTACTACGGCAATACCGATGGGCCAGCGGTAGACCTTGCCGCCCTCAACGAAGACCAGCTCAAGCCCTACCGACGCGACATTCGGATGATCTTCCAAGACCCCTACTCATCGCTGAACCCGCGCATGCCGGTGTTCCAAAACGTGGGTGAGGCGCTGCTCAACCTCACGAACATACGCGGCAGCGAGCTGGAAGATCGCGTCAAAGAAACGCTCGTGCGGGTCGGCCTGCGCCCGGAGTACATCCGTCGCTATCCACACGCCTTCTCCGGCGGTGAGCGCCAGCGCATCGTCATCGCCCGCGCGCTGGTCACCAACCCACGCCTGGTGATCTGCGACGAGGCCGTCGCCGCGCTCGACGTGTCCATCCGCGCCCAAGTGCTCAACTTACTGGAGCAGCTTCGTCAGGAGATGGGCTTGACCTATTTGTTCATCTCACACGACCTGAGCGTGGTGCGCTACATCTGCGACCGCGTCGCGGTGATGTATGTGGGTCGCGTGGTGGAGATTGCGCCGGTGAACGCGCTGTTTCGCCAACCCAAACATCCCTACACCGAGGCGTTGATGTCCGCCGTGCCGATCCAAAACCCGCGCCATCGCAACCGCGTGGCGCGCATTCGGCTGGAAGGTGAGGTGCCCGATCCGTCCAACCCGCCGAGCGGTTGCTATTTTCATCCGCGCTGCCCTTACGTCCAGGAGCGCTGCCGGCGCGAGACGCCGGCCCTGCGCAACATCGGCGATGGCCGACAGGTAGCCTGCCATTTCGCTGAGGAGCTACAGTTGCGCGGCGCCGTGCTGGCAGATCCTCGTCCTCAGCCCTAG
- a CDS encoding dipeptide/oligopeptide/nickel ABC transporter ATP-binding protein codes for MTDAIQLEFKDLRVHFFTDEGVVKAVDGVDLVIPRGKTTCIVGESGCGKSVMSLTALRIVQKPGRIVSGQILWHSKSGDVIDLAKLNPKGREIRHIRGAEIAMIFQEPMTSLSPLYTIGNQIGEAIRLHQGVSKQEARARTIEMLRKVRIPRPERLVDEYPFRLSGGMRQRAMIAMALSCNPSLLIADEPTTALDVTTQAQILDLMLDLQREYNMSILFITHDLGVVAEIADYVAVMYLGRVVESSDVDTIFNNPKHPYTQALLSSVPKISVTRQPLAPIQGMVPSPFRRPSGCTFHPRCSHAMPICQAVEPSMIPLDHGHHVRCLLYDDAARQIAPPAAELAAQ; via the coding sequence ATGACCGACGCAATTCAACTGGAGTTCAAAGACCTGCGCGTGCATTTCTTCACCGACGAGGGCGTCGTGAAGGCGGTGGACGGCGTGGACTTGGTGATCCCGCGCGGCAAGACCACCTGCATTGTGGGCGAAAGCGGCTGCGGCAAGAGCGTGATGTCGCTCACCGCGCTGCGCATCGTGCAGAAGCCGGGGCGCATCGTCAGCGGCCAAATCCTGTGGCACAGCAAAAGCGGCGATGTGATTGACCTGGCTAAGCTCAACCCCAAGGGGCGCGAAATCCGCCACATCCGCGGCGCCGAGATCGCGATGATCTTCCAGGAGCCGATGACCAGCCTCAGTCCGCTTTACACCATCGGCAACCAAATCGGCGAGGCTATCCGGCTGCATCAAGGCGTCTCCAAGCAAGAGGCGCGCGCGCGCACGATTGAAATGCTGCGCAAAGTGCGCATCCCGCGCCCGGAGCGTTTGGTGGACGAGTATCCCTTCCGCCTCAGCGGGGGCATGCGCCAGCGGGCCATGATCGCCATGGCCCTCTCGTGCAACCCCAGCCTGTTGATCGCCGACGAGCCGACCACCGCGCTCGATGTGACCACCCAGGCGCAAATTCTCGACCTGATGCTCGACCTACAACGGGAATACAACATGAGCATCCTCTTCATCACCCACGACCTCGGCGTGGTGGCCGAGATCGCCGACTATGTGGCAGTGATGTACTTGGGGCGCGTGGTCGAAAGCAGCGATGTTGACACCATTTTCAACAACCCGAAACACCCCTACACACAGGCGCTGCTCAGCTCTGTGCCGAAGATCAGCGTCACGCGCCAGCCGCTAGCGCCGATCCAGGGCATGGTGCCCAGCCCGTTCCGTCGTCCTTCGGGTTGCACTTTCCATCCGCGCTGTTCGCACGCCATGCCGATCTGCCAGGCAGTGGAGCCGAGCATGATCCCGCTGGACCACGGCCACCACGTGCGCTGCCTGCTGTACGACGATGCCGCGCGTCAGATAGCCCCCCCGGCGGCGGAGTTGGCAGCGCAGTGA
- a CDS encoding phosphoesterase RecJ-like protein, giving the protein MIVTDPRAWADAEGYLRRAQSILAITHVSPDGDAIGSLLGFTHAMRSLGKLVTPTCQDPPHPRFDYLKGVRDIRQSGEGEFDLIVSLDSSDLARLGSVFIPAQHSRLPVVVFDHHITNLNFGLVNVVEPGASSTSEIIYALLQRMGVTITPDIANALLTGVITDTLAFRTSNTTPDTLAVAMALMRSGGNLQEVTRQALIMRSFDSLRLLGAGLMNAKLDGRLAYATIPRKLRKELDVKEERGDAGLVSTLITAYEVDVAAVFVELQNGDIEIGLRAQPGFDVSQVALELGGGGHPAAAGCTLPGPMRDAVNRVLPRLRQVIREA; this is encoded by the coding sequence TTGATCGTGACCGATCCTCGCGCTTGGGCGGACGCCGAGGGTTACTTGCGCCGGGCGCAGTCAATCCTCGCCATCACCCATGTCTCACCGGACGGCGACGCCATCGGCAGCTTGCTGGGGTTCACGCATGCGATGCGCAGCCTGGGCAAGCTGGTCACGCCGACCTGCCAGGACCCGCCGCATCCGCGCTTCGATTACCTCAAGGGCGTGCGCGACATTCGCCAATCGGGCGAGGGTGAGTTCGACTTGATCGTTTCGCTCGACTCGAGCGACCTAGCCCGCCTGGGATCCGTCTTCATCCCGGCGCAGCACAGTCGCCTGCCCGTCGTGGTGTTCGACCACCACATCACCAACCTCAACTTCGGCCTGGTCAACGTCGTCGAGCCGGGCGCATCTTCGACCTCCGAGATCATCTACGCGCTGCTCCAGCGGATGGGCGTGACGATCACCCCCGACATTGCCAATGCGCTGCTGACCGGCGTGATCACCGACACGTTGGCCTTCCGCACGTCGAACACGACGCCCGATACGCTGGCTGTGGCGATGGCACTGATGCGCAGCGGGGGCAACCTGCAAGAAGTCACGCGCCAGGCGCTGATTATGCGCTCATTCGACTCGCTGCGCTTGCTGGGCGCCGGATTGATGAACGCCAAGTTGGACGGCCGCTTGGCTTACGCGACAATCCCGCGCAAGCTGCGCAAGGAGCTGGACGTGAAGGAGGAGCGCGGCGACGCCGGCCTGGTGAGCACTTTAATCACCGCCTATGAGGTGGACGTGGCTGCGGTGTTCGTAGAATTACAAAACGGCGACATCGAGATCGGCCTTCGCGCGCAGCCGGGCTTTGATGTATCCCAGGTGGCGCTTGAGTTGGGCGGAGGCGGGCACCCGGCCGCCGCCGGATGCACCCTGCCCGGCCCGATGCGGGATGCCGTCAATCGAGTCTTGCCGCGACTCCGGCAGGTCATCCGCGAAGCGTAG
- a CDS encoding ABC transporter substrate-binding protein encodes MKTVSRRKFLKAAAFAAGAAGLAACATSTPAPTEAPAPPTEAPKPAAPAPAEPTKAAEPVTLPGKFNEAPMLAEMVKAGKLPPVDQRLPENPQVVKPLVAPGKYGGTLRQGIVGNSVTWGGGLYTFQWENLVQWKPDFSAPEPSLAEKIDISPDGREYTFTLRKGIKWSDGQPFTADDIMFYIDDVLFNTEINPGGPAADWLPANQREGFRAEKVDDYTFKLIFPRPFGSFLYNLATWVGRYFAQYPKHYLQQFHAKYNPEVDKLVKQEGMENWVQLFFRKGPDTWGNPDRFMDVPEYPSLGPWVVVQPIGSGSTARFVRNPYYWKVDDQGNQLPYIDEVIITAYQDPEARALAMLNGDLDFIKDPGEQNRELYYDAMNAGKSLKIIQRVPEGGNTISIHFNQGSKNPVLRQVFQDKNFRIGMSHAINREELIEVVFKGQGKPAQVAPLENSPLYIERLANQYLEYDVAKANEYLDKVLPNKDANGMRLGPDGKPFSIIWTCLDQTYTGGDARAWLQAAEIMVGYFKAVGVDVKLDVISEQVLNERRRTNDVDMFIFHGSEGGAGVTAIIDPRWHVPGEYWSFFGHGWAPYVVPTDLSEEEKSNFVEPPDWVIQHRRLYEQATEQTTYEAQVAAMRKVLEASADYFWVIGISRPGLSYQPMSKRLQGLPEGSVDGWLPGTHKIMRPEQWFIEG; translated from the coding sequence ATGAAAACCGTTTCGCGACGCAAGTTCTTGAAAGCCGCAGCGTTCGCGGCCGGCGCGGCAGGTCTGGCCGCTTGTGCGACGTCCACGCCGGCGCCCACGGAGGCGCCTGCGCCGCCGACAGAAGCCCCCAAGCCCGCGGCGCCTGCGCCGGCCGAGCCGACCAAGGCCGCCGAGCCTGTGACGCTGCCGGGCAAGTTCAACGAGGCGCCGATGCTGGCCGAGATGGTCAAGGCCGGCAAGCTGCCGCCGGTGGATCAGCGCCTACCGGAGAACCCGCAAGTGGTCAAGCCGCTGGTCGCGCCGGGCAAGTATGGCGGCACGTTGCGCCAGGGCATCGTCGGCAACAGCGTCACCTGGGGCGGCGGCCTTTACACCTTTCAGTGGGAGAACCTGGTGCAATGGAAGCCGGACTTCTCCGCGCCTGAACCCAGCCTGGCCGAGAAAATTGACATCAGCCCTGACGGCAGGGAATACACCTTCACCCTGCGCAAGGGCATCAAGTGGTCGGACGGCCAGCCGTTTACCGCCGACGACATCATGTTCTACATTGACGACGTGCTGTTCAACACGGAGATCAACCCCGGCGGCCCCGCAGCGGACTGGCTGCCGGCCAATCAGCGCGAGGGCTTCCGCGCCGAGAAGGTGGACGATTACACCTTCAAGTTGATCTTCCCGCGACCGTTCGGCTCGTTCCTCTACAACCTGGCGACGTGGGTGGGCCGCTACTTCGCCCAGTATCCCAAGCATTATCTCCAGCAATTCCACGCCAAATACAACCCGGAGGTGGATAAGCTGGTCAAGCAGGAAGGGATGGAGAACTGGGTGCAGCTCTTCTTCCGCAAAGGGCCGGACACCTGGGGCAACCCCGATCGCTTCATGGACGTGCCGGAATATCCCTCGCTCGGCCCGTGGGTGGTAGTGCAACCGATCGGCTCCGGTTCAACGGCGCGTTTCGTCCGCAACCCCTACTACTGGAAGGTGGACGATCAGGGCAACCAGCTCCCTTACATTGATGAGGTCATCATTACCGCCTATCAGGACCCCGAAGCGCGCGCCTTGGCGATGCTCAACGGCGATCTGGACTTCATCAAAGACCCCGGCGAGCAAAACCGCGAGCTGTACTACGACGCGATGAATGCCGGCAAGTCGCTCAAGATTATCCAGCGCGTCCCGGAGGGCGGCAACACCATCTCGATCCACTTCAATCAAGGCTCCAAGAACCCGGTGCTGCGCCAGGTCTTCCAAGACAAGAACTTCCGCATCGGCATGTCGCACGCCATCAACCGCGAAGAGCTGATCGAAGTGGTCTTCAAGGGACAAGGGAAGCCGGCGCAGGTGGCGCCGTTGGAGAACTCGCCCCTCTACATCGAGCGCCTGGCGAACCAGTATCTGGAGTACGACGTGGCCAAGGCCAACGAATACCTCGACAAGGTGCTGCCCAACAAGGACGCCAACGGCATGCGCCTTGGGCCGGATGGCAAGCCGTTCTCCATCATCTGGACATGCCTAGACCAGACCTACACCGGCGGCGACGCGCGCGCCTGGTTGCAGGCGGCGGAGATCATGGTGGGTTACTTCAAGGCGGTTGGCGTGGATGTGAAGCTGGACGTGATCTCCGAGCAAGTGCTCAACGAGCGCCGACGCACCAACGACGTGGATATGTTCATCTTCCACGGCTCCGAGGGTGGCGCAGGCGTGACGGCCATCATTGACCCGCGCTGGCACGTGCCCGGCGAGTATTGGAGCTTCTTCGGCCACGGTTGGGCCCCGTACGTTGTCCCAACGGACCTCAGCGAAGAGGAGAAGTCCAACTTCGTCGAGCCGCCGGATTGGGTGATCCAGCATCGCCGCTTGTACGAGCAGGCGACGGAGCAGACCACTTACGAAGCGCAGGTGGCCGCCATGCGCAAGGTGCTTGAGGCGTCGGCGGATTACTTCTGGGTGATCGGCATCTCACGGCCCGGCCTCAGCTATCAGCCGATGAGCAAGCGCCTGCAAGGTCTGCCGGAAGGTTCAGTGGACGGCTGGCTGCCCGGCACGCACAAGATCATGCGGCCCGAGCAGTGGTTCATCGAGGGCTGA
- a CDS encoding peptide ABC transporter permease — protein sequence MATITRSLNAPPPSEVQEAQRSVEVASQWRLMWWKFRKDKLAITGGIVVIGFYLMAIFAEFFAPRLPESFNAQYVYAPPQPLYFFLDGRWDPFVYGLKFERDPISLKKQWSVDYNTRIRWAFFVKGEPYKLLGLIPADVHLIGPKNPGDPFYLLGADKSGRDVLSRIIYASRISLTVGLAGVFVSLVIGVVIGGISGLMGGLVDVLIQRVIEIVNSVPSLPLMMAFAAMVPPGTPIVQVYFIVTLILALLSWTGMARVVRGRFLALREEDFILAARLDGASRSRLIFRHMLPSFLSHIIASITISIPYMILNETGLSFLGIGLRPPVVSWGVMLRDAQQIANVANYPWLLLPAVAVVAFVLAMNFLGNGLRDAADPYAN from the coding sequence ATGGCTACCATTACCCGCAGCCTAAACGCTCCCCCGCCGAGCGAGGTGCAGGAAGCCCAGCGCAGCGTCGAAGTTGCCTCGCAATGGCGGCTGATGTGGTGGAAGTTCCGCAAGGACAAGCTGGCGATCACAGGCGGCATCGTGGTCATCGGCTTCTACCTCATGGCGATCTTTGCGGAGTTCTTCGCCCCACGTCTGCCGGAGAGCTTCAACGCGCAATACGTCTATGCCCCGCCTCAACCCCTGTATTTCTTCCTGGACGGACGATGGGATCCGTTTGTGTATGGCCTCAAGTTCGAACGCGACCCTATTTCCTTAAAGAAGCAATGGAGCGTGGACTACAACACCCGCATTCGTTGGGCCTTCTTCGTGAAAGGTGAGCCTTACAAGCTGCTCGGCCTGATCCCCGCCGACGTTCACCTCATCGGCCCAAAGAATCCCGGCGACCCCTTTTACCTGCTCGGCGCCGATAAGAGCGGCCGCGACGTGCTCAGCCGCATCATCTACGCCTCGCGCATCTCGCTCACCGTGGGCCTGGCCGGGGTGTTTGTCTCGCTCGTCATCGGCGTCGTGATCGGTGGCATCTCCGGTCTGATGGGCGGCCTGGTGGACGTGCTTATTCAGCGCGTGATCGAGATCGTCAACTCGGTGCCCAGCCTGCCGCTGATGATGGCCTTTGCCGCGATGGTGCCGCCCGGCACGCCCATCGTCCAGGTGTACTTCATCGTCACCCTGATCCTCGCGTTGCTGAGCTGGACCGGCATGGCCCGCGTGGTGCGTGGGCGCTTCTTGGCCCTCCGTGAGGAGGACTTCATCCTCGCAGCACGGCTGGACGGCGCCAGCCGCAGCCGCCTGATCTTCCGCCACATGCTGCCCTCATTCCTCAGCCACATCATCGCCTCGATCACCATCTCCATCCCCTACATGATCCTGAACGAGACCGGCCTGAGCTTCCTGGGCATCGGCCTGCGCCCGCCAGTGGTCAGTTGGGGAGTGATGTTGCGCGATGCGCAGCAGATCGCCAACGTGGCCAACTATCCATGGCTGCTGTTGCCGGCAGTGGCCGTGGTCGCTTTTGTGCTGGCCATGAACTTCCTCGGCAACGGTCTGCGCGACGCCGCCGACCCCTACGCGAACTGA